Below is a window of Synechococcales cyanobacterium T60_A2020_003 DNA.
GATAACCCAGACGCGATCGCTGGAAAAGATGCTTCTATCGCAACACCGGGGCAAGAAGTGATTCCAGGCCTCACAGTAGATGAGTTGCGCTATGTGGAATACATTGAAACTCCAGAAGGGCCCGCGCTATTGCTCCGACCTGTGACTGAGTTCCCTGTGCCGGATGAGCCTTCTATTCCCAGTCAGGAATCGACGAGTGAAGATGCGTCTCAATCTATTCGTCTAAGAGCGGTTCAACGGATTCCATACAAAGATGGTGAGCGGGTTAAGTCAGTTGAAGGGATAGAGCTGCTTCGAACTCAGCTTGTGCTCGAGATCGATCAAGAAACTCCCCAGCTTGCAGCAGATATTGAACTAGTTCCAGACGAAGAGGATCCGGACACTCTGCGTTTGCAGCTTGTGATCCTCGAATCTCTCGTGATTCGTCGGGATGTAGTCGCTGATCAAACTCAAGGAAGCACCCGAACGACCATTTTGGTGCAAGATGGCGATCAGATTGCTCCCGGCGCTGTTGTTGCCCGTACGGAAATTCAGTGCAAGGAAGCGGGCGAAATTCGCGGTATTCGTGAAGGAGCAGAAGCGATCCGACGAGTTCTGGTTGTGCGTCAAGCTGACCTGATTACGGTTGATCTAAATGGACAATCGTCCGCTGTTAAGGTGGGTGCGTTACTTGTATCAGGTTCCGAAGTTGCTCCCGGCGTAACTGTTCCTGAATCGGGTCAGGTCGTTTCCATTGAAGACGGCAGTGTAGTTTTGCGTCTTGCCCGCCCTTACCGGGTATCAGGTGGTGCGGTTCTTCACATTGACGATGGCGATCTGGTGCAACGGGGTGACAACCTAGTTCTGCTGGTCTTCGAACGCACCAAGACAGGTGATATTATCCAAGGTTTGCCCAGGATCGAGGAACTACTAGAGGCACGTCGTCCTAAAGAAGCGTGTATTTTAGCAACCCGCCCCGGTACCGCTCAGGTAGTCTACAGCGATGATGATGTTGCTGAGATTAAGGTCATTGAGGAGGATGGGGTCATTACGGAATACTCGCTAGGCCCAGGACAGAATGTGTTGGTTGCTGATGGACAACACGTGGATGCGGCAGAGCCCCTCACGGATGGCCCTGCCAATCCCCATGAGATTCTGGAAATTTTCTTCGAACTGTACAAAGATTCCCTCGGTGCCCGCGAGGCCGCGCTGTTGAGCCTCGGTAAGGTACAAACCTTCTTGGTTAACGAGGTTCAGTCAGTGTACCAGTCCCAGGGGATTGATATTTCGGACAAACACATCGAAGTGATTGTGCGTCAGATGACTTCGAAGGTACGTATTGATGATGGGGGGGATACCACGATGCTACCGGGCGAACTGGTTGAACTCTATCAAGTGGAGCAGGTAAACGAAGCGCTGTCGATTACGGGTGGTGCACCTGCACAGTACACTCCCGTACTTTTGGGAATTACCAAGGCATCGCTCAATACCGATAGCTTTATTTCAGCGGCAAGCTTCCAAGAAACAACCCGTGTCTTGACAGAAGCGGCGATTGAGGGTAAATCGGATTGGCTCCGAGGCTTGAAGGAGAACGTAATCATTGGTCGCTTGATCCCCGCTGGTACAGGATTCAATGCCTATGAAGAGATGAATAGCATTGAACCGGATACAGGGCTGGATTCACCAATCTTAGATGATGGAGAAATTCCAGATATCGTGTTGGATGATCGCACCGCTCGCACGTACGAAATGGAGGGCGGACTTGATATGTTCCCCTCTGACATGATGCGGGGTGGAGTAGATAGCCGACTTGATCGCTCGAAGTACTCTAGTCAAGGCACTCGTTTTTCTTCTCCTGTGATTGACGATGGAAGTGAGTTCCTTAGTGATGAGATAGGCTTCTATGATGAAGCCGAAGACGCAGATGATAGCGATGATTTTGAGGACGATGAGGAGTAAAACGTCAATCTTGAGGGGCGATCGCTCGTCTATCTTCAACTGAATCTTTGTCTCAAAACTAGAAGCTTGTTACCGTGCTTCACAGCTTCTGTTGATGTGCTAAATCTTTAACGACAAAAAGCGCTCCTGGCCTCTATGGAGCGCTTTTTGTCTATAGTATTGTGATCTACGATGTCGGTAGTTCTGCCGTTCGAACGGAGAGTTGTTGCGTGCGATCGCCCCGATGAACGGTTAGCCGCAGCGTTTGTCCAACGGAGGTTTGATCCACCCAAGATTGTAACTGGTCGGCAGCCGTCACACTCTGGCCGTCAACAGATGTGATCACGTCACCTCGACGTAAACCCGCTGCTGCCGCTGGAGAATTTGGCACCACTCCAACCACCAGCACTCCATTCAACTCCGGTAAGACGGTTGTGGAATTTGGATCATCATTGTTCTGCTTGGCCAGCGCTGGTGTCAGGGTGGCAATTTGTACACCCATATAAGGATGAACAATCCGCTCTCCTTGAACGAGTTTCGTAGAAATCTCCTTAGCTGTGTTGATGGGAATGGCAAATCCAATACCATTTGCATTGGCGCGAATGGCGGTATTGATACCAATGACTTCCCCCCGATCATTAAGGAGAGGGCCTCCAGAATTACCGGGATTGATGGCTGCATCCGTTTGGATAAAATCAAGGCGCTTGTCCGGAATGCCCACTAATGCACTAGAGCGATTAAGCGTACTGACAATACCCAGCGTGACCGTATTATCCAGTCCCAGGGGATTTCCAACGGCGATCGCCCAATCTCCAACCTGCACCTGATCCGAATCTCCCAGAGTAGCAGTCGG
It encodes the following:
- a CDS encoding trypsin-like peptidase domain-containing protein, whose product is MQFQQLLWYAERMLNRLRVFPLLLCIMLTVGWQQPVWAQTPNPRSFVADAVAQVGPSVVRIDTERTITRTVPDTFLNDPFFRSFFGDEVFSQPFEEHLQGQGSGFIIDSSGIILTNAHVVSGADQVTVTLRDGRIFAGEVQGSDEVTDLAVVKVTPDEGVLPTATLGDSDQVQVGDWAIAVGNPLGLDNTVTLGIVSTLNRSSALVGIPDKRLDFIQTDAAINPGNSGGPLLNDRGEVIGINTAIRANANGIGFAIPINTAKEISTKLVQGERIVHPYMGVQIATLTPALAKQNNDDPNSTTVLPELNGVLVVGVVPNSPAAAAGLRRGDVITSVDGQSVTAADQLQSWVDQTSVGQTLRLTVHRGDRTQQLSVRTAELPTS